Proteins from one Pithys albifrons albifrons isolate INPA30051 chromosome 2, PitAlb_v1, whole genome shotgun sequence genomic window:
- the EXOC8 gene encoding exocyst complex component 8 encodes MALSLGEGGGSSRLRRQLESGGFAAGEYVKQLSQQSDGDRDLQEHRQRIQALSEETAQSLKRNVYQNYRQFIETAREISYLESEMYQLSHILTEQKGIMEAVTQALLLQADRDDPALGARRAAAGAADPFLPLSAKEAAASEEGRQRTLTTLLEKVEGCRDLLPESPGKYLVYNGDLVEYDADHMAQIQRVHAFLMNDCLLVATALPSRRGAYRYDALYPLDGLAVINVKDNPPMKDMFKLLMFPESRIFQAENAKIKKEWLEVLEETKRNRALSEKRRLEQEALPRPPPVPPESTNPFDEEEDEEEEEEPSAEEEVVDLSLEWIQELPEDLDVCIAQRDFEGAVDLLDKLNDYLGDKPVNQPVKELRAKVDERVRQLTDVLVFELSPDRSLRGGPRATRRAVSQLIRLGQSTKACELFLKNRAAAVQTAIRQLRIEGATLLYIHKLCHVFFTSLLETAREFETDFAGNNGCYSAFVVWARSSMRMFVDAFSKQVFDSKESLSTAAECVKVAKEHCKQLSEIGLDLTFIIHALLVKDIKGALQSYKDIIIEATKHRNSEEMWRKMNLMTPEALGKLRDEMRSCGVGNFDQYTGDDCWVNLSYTVVAFTKQTMAFLEEALKLYFPELHMVLLESLVEIILVAVQHVDYSLRCEQDPEKKAFIRQNASFLYETVLPVVEKRFEEGVGKPAKQLQDLRNASRLMRVNPESTTSVV; translated from the exons atGGCGCTGTCGCTGGGCGAGGGCGGCGGCAGCAGCCGGCTGCGGCGGCAGCTGGAGTCGGGCGGCTTCGCGGCGGGAGAGTACGTGAAGCAGCTGTCGCAGCAGTCGGACGGCGACCGGGACCTGCAGGAGCACCGGCAGCGCATCCAGGCGCTGAGCGAGGAGACGGCGCAGAGCCTGAAGCGCAACGTGTACCAGAACTACCGGCAGTTCATCGAGACGGCACGGGAGATCAGCTACCTGGAGAGCGAGATGTACCAGCTCAGCCACATCCTCACCGAGCAGAAGGGCATCATGGAGGCCGTCACCCAGGCCTTGCTGCTCCAGGCCGACCGTGACGACCCGGCGCTGGgcgcccgccgcgccgccgccggggccgcTGACCCCTTCCTGCCGCTGTCGGCCAAGGAGGCGGCGGCCAGCGAGGAGGGCCGGCAGCGCACCCTCACCACCCTGCTGGAGAAGGTGGAGGGCTGCCGCGACCTGCTGCCCGAGAGCCCCGGCAAGTACCTGGTGTACAACGGGGACCTGGTGGAGTACGACGCGGACCACATGGCGCAGATCCAGCGGGTGCACGCGTTCCTGATGAACGACTGCCTGCTGGTGGCCACGGCGCTGCCCAGCCGGCGCGGCGCCTACCGCTACGATGCGCTGTACCCCCTCGACGGGCTGGCCGTGATCAACGTCAAGGACAACCCGCCGATGAAGGACATGTTCAAGCTGCTCATGTTCCCCGAGAGCCGCATCTTCCAGGCCGAAAACGCCAAGATCAAGAAGGAgtggctggaggtgctggaggagaCCAAGCGCAACCGGGCCCTCAGCGAGAAGCGACGCTTGGAGCAGGAggccctgccccggccccccccagtgccccccgaGTCCACCAACCCCTTCGATGAGGAGGAGGacgaagaggaggaggaagagcctTCCGCTGAGGAGGAGGTTGTAGACCTCTCACTTGAGTGGATCCAGGAACTGCCCGAGGACCTGGATGTCTGCATTGCTCAGCGGGACTTCGAGGGTGCCGTGGACCTCTTGGACAAACTCAACGACTACCTGGGGGACAAGCCTGTGAACCAGCCCGTGAAGGAGCTGCGGGCCAAGGTGGACGAGCGGGTCCGACAGCTCACGGACGTGCTGGTGTTCGAGCTGTCCCCGGATCGGTCGCTGCGAGGCGGCCCGCGGGCCACCCGCCGGGCCGTGTCCCAGCTCATCCGCCTGGGACAGTCCACCAAGGCCTGCGAGCTGTTCCTGAAGAACCGGGCGGCCGCCGTACAGACCGCCATCCGACAGCTGCGCATCGAGGGCGCCACGCTGCTCTACATCCACAAGCTCTGCCATGTCTTCTTCACCAGCCTTCTGGAGACGGCCAGAGAGTTCGAGACGGACTTCGCTGGCAACAACGGTTGCTACTCGGCCTTCGTTGTCTGGGCCCGCTCTTCCATGAGGATGTTTGTAGATGCCTTCAGTAAGCAAGTATTTGATAGTAAGGAGAGTTTGTCAACTGCAGCAGAGTGCGTCAAG GTAGCTAAAGAGCACTGCAAGCAGCTTAGCGAAATTGGACTGGATCTCACCTTTATCATTCATGCCCTTCTGGTAAAGGATATCAAAGGCGCTTTGCAGAGCTACAAGGACATCATCATCGAGGCCACCAAGCACCGCAACTCTGAGGAGATGTGGAGAAAGATGAACCTAATGACTCCAGAGGCGCTGGGGAAGCTCAGGGACGAGatgaggagctgtggggtgggcaATTTTGACCAATACACAGGTGATGACTGCTGGGTCAACCTTAGTTATACTGTAGTAGCTTTCACTAAGCAGACTATGGCCTTCCTGGAGGAAGCGTTAAAGCTTTACTTCCCAGAACTGCATATGGTTCTTTTGGAGAGTCTTGTGGAAATCATCCTGGTGGCTGTCCAGCATGTTGATTATAGTTTGCGGTGTGAACAGGACCCtgagaaaaaggcatttattAGGCAGAACGCCTCTTTCCTGTATGAAACTGTCCTTCCTGTTGTGGAAAAAAGATTTGAGGAAGGAGTTGGAAAGCCAGCCAAGCAGCTACAGGATCTGAGAAATGCTTCAAGATTGATGCGTGTAAATCCGGAAAGTACCACCTCTGTAGTGTGA
- the SPRTN gene encoding DNA-dependent metalloprotease SPRTN, whose translation MAESALGTEDRDFLLALRLQKEWEEEDKAAAEEAAAEEAAAAKRADVPLHCPSPRPLSVVDEAWELLDPSPDVHALFVHFNQTLFWRKLEAVTVSWSPRMTSSAGICTYHENSGLCSIRLSEPLLKLRPRKDLVETLLHEMIHALLFVTHNYKDRESHGPEFCKHMRRINHLTGAHVTIYHNFYDEIDLYRQHWWRCNGPCQNRGPYFGYVKRSMNRAPSANDLWWDEHQKTCGGTFTKVKEPEKSSKKSKQKTEPAKRPHFKSENKGKTEMHGTQDLMPFTGTGYRLGGGDRVLSEKKLNASSSTGNSEAHGSLHHSGVRTRPIPKNEIKIEKSPHSGIFPLRTNDGSEKIDLALKREFPKPSVANTEDYENNHGSPARMAHGREIKSNQGSANNKRALPSPSWPSKQICLEQTTAQVASEKKSPECINTPQRWPKMEDKTAFEKYFIRKGGTDVTLGTNTTMKAKAEFTQSSASSSNPVRQNKNVSCPVCKTEVLESKINEHLDSCLA comes from the exons ATGGCGGAAAGTGCGCTGGGCACGGAGGACCGGGATTTCTTGCTGGCGCTCCGGCTCCAGAAGGAGTGGGAAGAGGAGGATAAGGCGGCAgcggaggaggcggcggcggaggaggcggcggcggcaaAGCGCGCTGATGTCCCGCTGCACTGCCCGTCCCCCCGGCCGCTGTCGGTGGTGGACGAGGCGTGGGAGCTGCTGGACCCCAGCCCCGACGTGCACGCCCTGTTCGTGCACTTCAACCAGACGCTCTTCTGGAGGAAGCTGGAGGCCGTCACAGTGTCCTGGAGCCCCCGCATGACCAG ctctgctggaatCTGTACATACCATGAAAATAGTGGATTGTGTTCCATTCGTCTAAGTGAGCCGCTGCTTAAGTTAAGACCAAGGAAGGATCTTGTTGAG ACACTGTTGCACGAAATGATCCATGCCCTGCTCTTTGTTACTCATAACTACAAAGACCGTGAATCTCATGGACCAGAGTTCTGCAAACACATGCGTCGCATTAATCACTTGACTGGAGCCCATGTCACA aTTTATCATAATTTTTATGATGAGATTGATCTGTACCGCCAGCACTGGTGGCGATGCAATGGCCCCTGTCAGAACAGAGGACCTTACTTTGGGTATGTGAAGCGCTCGATGAATAGAGCACCCTCTGCAAACGACCTCTGGTGGGATGAGCATCAAAAGACATGTGGGGGCACGTTCACAAAAGTGAAAGAGCCAGAGAAATCCTCGAAGAAATCAAAGCAGAAAACTGAGCCAGCAAAACGTCCACATTTCAAGTCAGAGAACAAAG GCAAGACAGAAATGCATGGTACTCAAGATCTGATGCCTTTTACTGGAACGGGTTATCGGCTTGGAGGAGGAGACCGtgtactttcagaaaaaaaattaaatgccagcagcagcactggaaacAGTGAAGCACATGGTTCACTGCATCATTCGGGAGTAAGAACAAGACCAATCCctaaaaatgagataaaaattgaaaaatcaccCCATAGTGGCATCTTTCCTCTTCGTACCAATGATGGCAGTGAGAAGATCGACTTAGCTTTAAAGCGTGAGTTTCCTAAACCCTCTGTTGCCAATACAGAAGATTATGAGAACAATCATGGATCACCTGCTAGAATGGCTCATGGTagggaaataaaatcaaaccaaGGCTCTGCAAATAACAAGAGGGCACTGCCATCTCCCAGCTGGCCATCAAAACAAATTTGTTTGGAGCAGACAACAGCTCAGGTTGCATCTgagaaaaaaagcccagaatGTATTAATACACCGCAGCGATGGCCAAAAATGGAAGACAAAACTGCCTTTGAAAAGTATTTCATTAGGAAAGGGGGTACTGATGTCACTTTAGGTACAAATACAACTATGAAAGCCAAAGCTGAATTTACACAGTCCTCTGCAAGTTCCAGCAATCCTGTGAGGCAGAATAAAAATGTCAGTTGTCCTGTGTGCAAGACTGAAGTTTTAGAATCTAAAATAAATGAACATCTTGATTCTTGTCTTGCATGA